One part of the Segnochrobactrum spirostomi genome encodes these proteins:
- a CDS encoding alpha-2-macroglobulin family protein yields MAQTRFSAFRGRLAAAALTFALATGFAFGAAAQTSGTASGAASPAAGARQIDQLPGTDLPGFDYQVLREIPLSDCEAACLGDPVCRAYTYNTKAQWCFLKSDVGAPKPFSSAMSGRVVQSTAAAPAAAPLPLPPLDFLPSDVVTEASRFRSSVAAAARLNRDAGTVKAGLAVALVGGGAPAWLDAGTALLGEKTDDYSRQYTLRRDAASAAYIGLTLATTKAEQARALALLSLSFEAQSLWRAALDSLKESLALAPDPSLQAHYDSLREQYGFRILDYRVDSDTASPRICIQFSENLPKGRTDFSKYVVVAGQQNPAVSATGQELCVDGLKHGERYEVTIRSGVPSTVGESLLAPASYTIYVRDRRAAVRFPSSAYVLPRTGAKGVPVVSVNTDKVMLDLMRVGDRALVRTIVDGSFKSQLESYQVDQIANDTGAKVWSGEMDVKRVLNTEVTTAFPVDEALKTLAPGVYVLAARPEEQPSDTGGTRATQWFIVSDLGLASFSGADGIHAFVRSLATAKAVTGAEVRLIARNDDVLGTATTDAMGHTAFPPGLGRGTGGMTPSLLVASTADGDYAFLDLTAPSFDLTDRGVAGRVAPGPLDAFLYTERGVYRPGEVVHLTGLLRTADSHAPQAVPLTFVVERPDGVVYQRALVPDQGLGGRSLDVNLVSTAQRGTWRINAFSDPKADPIGSVTFLVEDFVPERMSLDLATKAKAIGPGQAVPVSLDANYLYGAPGSDLAIEGEILVKPADGGLAGFDGFHFGLVDDAFTPLRRPLFDLGRTDAKGHADVSVKLPTLDPTTQPLSADVILRVREAGGRAIERTITLPVAPQGPRLGIKPLFAGGQVGQGATAGFEIVAVAPDGSRTALPGAAWQLVKLDREYQWYNRDGRWDYFTTTSTERVASGTLDVAADGTVQVEAPVTWGNYRLEITAPGNDNASASYEFSAGWIAVGASADTPDVLEVGLDKTGYRPGDTATLHLKPQFAGTALVAVVADKLLHLETVEVPADGTDVKLTVGPDWTPGAYVVATLYRPMDVKAGRMPARAIGLDWLATDKALGSLGVTLAAPAEMRPRETLKVPVTLTGLDPGEEAYVTVAAVDVGILNLTRYEPPDPTTWFLGQRRLGAAIRDLYGSLIDSLSATRGTIRTGGDQAAPFASSTVATQELVARYSGLLKVGPDGKATAEFAIPAFNGTVKVMAVAWSKAKVGQASADVIVRDPVVVTGSLPRVMAPGDESRLRLDFDNVSGPAGDYAVAIKSDGPVSAGTVAPSVTLAEHAKATLEVPLATAGIGTATLSLTVTAPNGEHYDQTFRLNVRPAAPPSSSRTLSALSPGESLQIGADQLEGLVPDGARLSLSVSAGFGIDVPGLLADLDRYPYGCAEQTTSRALPLLYFNSVAASIGFGTDDAIHKRVQTAIERLLQFQSASGSFGLWGPNDANDMWLDAYITDFLTRARAKGYQVPDQAFSQALDRLQNDLSYNSNFEAGGGGAVAYTLYVLARNGRASIGDLRYFADDKLASFGTGLAQAQIAAGLAFYGDEARSKAAFETAAETLAKGGADNLASFSDYGTPVRDAAAALTLVAEAGNDQKALAQISNLLQSELGETDYASTQEAAWMLLAANALSGHDAGLKLAVDGAPQKGAVFRRVGLADLTRQPITVTNDGKNPVAVTVTAEGVPLEPEPADSNDITLTRDYYHLDGTPFTGDHVGQNERLIAVLTIKADAADAAPNLIVADLLPGGFEIENPDLVTSADLSAFPWLSNDVQPAHTEFRDDRFVAAFGPGTDLSQGVTVAYMVRAVSPGRFAWPAALAEDMYALGTFARTAPGTLTVTAAKP; encoded by the coding sequence ATGGCGCAGACCCGCTTTTCGGCGTTTCGCGGACGGCTTGCCGCCGCGGCGCTGACCTTCGCCCTCGCGACCGGATTTGCCTTCGGCGCCGCCGCCCAGACCTCCGGAACCGCCTCCGGGGCGGCCTCGCCGGCCGCCGGAGCGCGGCAGATCGATCAACTCCCCGGCACCGATCTGCCCGGCTTCGATTATCAGGTGCTCCGAGAAATCCCGCTGTCGGATTGCGAGGCGGCGTGCCTGGGCGATCCGGTCTGCCGTGCCTACACCTACAACACCAAGGCGCAATGGTGCTTCCTCAAGTCCGACGTCGGCGCGCCGAAGCCGTTCTCGAGCGCGATGTCCGGACGGGTGGTCCAATCGACCGCCGCGGCCCCGGCCGCCGCACCGCTGCCGCTCCCGCCGCTCGATTTCCTGCCCTCTGACGTCGTCACCGAGGCGTCGCGCTTCCGCTCGTCGGTCGCCGCGGCGGCCCGCCTCAACCGCGATGCCGGCACCGTCAAGGCCGGTCTCGCGGTCGCCCTCGTCGGCGGCGGCGCCCCGGCTTGGCTCGATGCCGGCACGGCTCTGCTCGGCGAGAAGACGGACGATTACAGCCGCCAATATACGCTGCGGCGCGACGCCGCCTCGGCCGCCTATATCGGCCTGACGCTTGCCACGACGAAGGCGGAGCAGGCCCGGGCGCTCGCCCTCCTCTCGCTGTCCTTCGAGGCCCAGTCACTGTGGCGGGCCGCGCTCGACAGCCTGAAGGAGAGCCTCGCCCTCGCCCCCGATCCGAGCCTCCAGGCGCACTATGACAGCCTGCGCGAACAATACGGCTTCCGCATTCTCGATTACCGGGTCGATTCGGACACCGCCTCGCCCCGGATCTGCATCCAGTTCTCGGAGAATTTGCCCAAGGGGCGCACGGACTTCTCGAAATATGTTGTGGTGGCGGGTCAACAGAATCCGGCGGTCTCCGCGACCGGCCAGGAGCTCTGCGTCGACGGCCTCAAGCACGGCGAACGCTACGAGGTGACGATCCGCTCCGGCGTGCCCTCGACGGTCGGCGAGAGCCTGCTCGCCCCGGCGAGCTACACGATCTATGTCCGCGACCGCCGTGCCGCGGTGCGCTTCCCGAGCAGCGCCTATGTGCTGCCGCGCACCGGCGCCAAGGGCGTGCCCGTCGTCAGCGTCAACACCGACAAGGTCATGCTCGACCTGATGCGTGTCGGCGACCGCGCCTTGGTGCGCACCATCGTCGACGGCTCGTTCAAGTCGCAGCTCGAGTCCTATCAGGTCGATCAGATCGCCAACGACACCGGCGCCAAGGTGTGGTCCGGCGAGATGGACGTGAAGCGCGTCCTCAACACCGAGGTGACGACCGCCTTCCCCGTCGACGAGGCGCTGAAGACGCTGGCGCCCGGCGTCTACGTGCTCGCCGCCCGCCCCGAGGAGCAGCCGTCCGACACCGGCGGCACCCGCGCGACGCAATGGTTCATCGTGTCCGATCTCGGGCTCGCGAGCTTCTCCGGCGCCGACGGCATCCATGCCTTCGTCCGCTCGCTCGCGACCGCCAAGGCCGTCACCGGCGCCGAGGTTCGCCTCATCGCCCGCAACGACGACGTGCTCGGCACCGCGACGACGGACGCGATGGGCCACACCGCCTTCCCGCCCGGCCTCGGCCGCGGCACCGGCGGCATGACGCCCTCCCTCCTCGTCGCCTCCACCGCCGACGGCGATTACGCCTTCCTCGACCTCACCGCCCCGAGCTTCGACCTCACCGATCGCGGCGTCGCGGGCCGCGTGGCGCCGGGGCCGCTCGACGCGTTCCTCTACACCGAGCGCGGCGTCTACCGGCCGGGCGAGGTCGTGCACCTGACCGGCCTCCTGCGCACCGCCGACAGCCACGCGCCGCAAGCGGTGCCGCTCACCTTCGTCGTCGAGCGGCCGGACGGCGTCGTCTATCAGCGCGCCCTGGTGCCCGATCAGGGCCTCGGCGGCCGCAGCCTCGACGTCAACCTCGTCTCCACCGCCCAGCGCGGCACCTGGCGCATCAACGCCTTCTCCGATCCCAAAGCCGATCCGATCGGCTCGGTCACGTTCCTTGTCGAGGATTTTGTCCCTGAGCGCATGTCGCTCGACCTCGCGACGAAAGCGAAGGCGATCGGTCCCGGCCAAGCCGTGCCGGTGTCGCTCGACGCGAACTATCTCTACGGCGCGCCCGGCAGCGACCTCGCCATCGAAGGCGAGATCCTGGTGAAGCCGGCCGACGGCGGGCTCGCCGGCTTCGACGGCTTCCATTTCGGGCTTGTCGACGACGCCTTCACACCGTTGCGCCGGCCGCTGTTCGATCTCGGCCGCACCGACGCCAAGGGCCACGCCGACGTTTCGGTCAAGCTGCCGACCCTCGATCCGACCACGCAGCCCCTGAGCGCCGACGTGATCCTGCGCGTCCGCGAGGCCGGCGGCCGCGCGATCGAGCGCACCATCACCCTGCCGGTCGCCCCGCAGGGCCCGCGCCTCGGCATCAAGCCGCTGTTCGCCGGTGGACAGGTCGGCCAGGGCGCCACGGCCGGCTTCGAGATCGTGGCCGTCGCCCCGGACGGCAGCCGCACCGCGCTTCCCGGCGCGGCGTGGCAGCTCGTCAAGCTCGACCGCGAATATCAATGGTACAACCGCGACGGCCGCTGGGATTATTTCACCACCACCTCGACTGAGCGTGTCGCCTCCGGCACCCTCGATGTCGCCGCCGACGGCACGGTGCAGGTCGAAGCACCCGTCACCTGGGGCAATTACCGGCTCGAGATCACCGCGCCCGGCAACGACAACGCGTCGGCGAGCTACGAATTCTCGGCCGGCTGGATCGCCGTCGGCGCCAGCGCCGACACGCCCGACGTCCTCGAAGTCGGCCTCGACAAGACCGGCTACCGGCCCGGCGACACCGCCACCCTGCACCTGAAGCCGCAATTCGCCGGCACCGCCCTCGTCGCGGTCGTCGCCGACAAGCTGCTCCACCTCGAAACCGTCGAGGTGCCGGCGGACGGCACCGACGTGAAGCTCACCGTCGGCCCCGATTGGACGCCCGGCGCCTATGTCGTCGCGACGCTCTACCGCCCGATGGACGTCAAGGCCGGACGGATGCCGGCCCGCGCCATCGGTCTCGACTGGCTCGCCACCGACAAGGCGCTCGGCTCCCTCGGCGTGACGCTCGCCGCCCCGGCCGAGATGCGCCCGCGCGAGACGCTGAAGGTGCCGGTGACCCTCACCGGCCTCGATCCCGGCGAGGAGGCCTATGTCACGGTCGCGGCCGTCGATGTCGGCATCCTGAACCTCACCCGCTATGAGCCGCCGGACCCGACGACGTGGTTCCTCGGCCAGCGACGGCTCGGCGCCGCGATCCGCGACCTCTACGGCTCGCTCATCGACAGCCTCTCGGCGACCCGTGGCACCATCCGCACCGGCGGCGACCAAGCCGCGCCGTTCGCCTCGTCCACCGTGGCGACCCAGGAGCTCGTCGCCCGCTATTCCGGCCTCCTCAAGGTCGGGCCGGACGGCAAGGCGACCGCGGAGTTCGCCATTCCCGCCTTCAACGGCACCGTAAAGGTAATGGCGGTGGCGTGGTCGAAGGCGAAGGTCGGGCAGGCGAGCGCCGACGTGATCGTGCGCGATCCGGTCGTCGTCACCGGCTCCCTGCCCCGCGTCATGGCGCCGGGCGACGAAAGCCGGCTGCGGCTCGATTTCGACAACGTCTCCGGCCCGGCCGGCGATTACGCCGTCGCGATCAAGAGCGATGGGCCGGTTTCGGCCGGCACGGTCGCGCCGAGCGTGACGCTCGCCGAGCACGCCAAGGCGACCCTGGAGGTGCCGCTCGCCACCGCCGGGATCGGCACCGCGACGCTGTCGCTCACGGTGACCGCGCCGAACGGCGAGCATTATGACCAAACCTTCCGCCTCAATGTGCGGCCGGCCGCGCCGCCGTCGAGCAGCCGCACCCTCTCGGCGCTGTCTCCGGGCGAAAGCCTTCAGATCGGAGCGGACCAGTTGGAAGGCTTGGTGCCGGACGGCGCGCGCCTCTCGCTCTCCGTCTCCGCCGGCTTCGGCATCGACGTGCCGGGGCTCCTCGCCGATCTCGACCGCTACCCCTACGGCTGCGCCGAGCAGACCACGAGCCGCGCCCTGCCGCTGCTCTATTTCAACTCCGTCGCCGCCTCGATCGGCTTCGGCACCGACGATGCGATCCACAAGCGCGTCCAGACGGCGATCGAGCGGCTCCTGCAATTCCAGAGCGCCAGCGGCTCGTTCGGCCTGTGGGGTCCGAACGACGCCAACGACATGTGGCTCGACGCCTACATCACCGACTTCCTGACCCGGGCCCGCGCCAAGGGCTATCAGGTGCCGGATCAGGCGTTCTCGCAGGCGCTCGACCGGCTGCAGAACGACCTGTCCTACAACTCGAACTTCGAAGCGGGCGGCGGCGGCGCCGTCGCCTATACGCTCTACGTGCTCGCCCGCAACGGCCGCGCCTCGATCGGCGACCTGCGCTATTTCGCCGACGACAAGCTCGCCAGCTTCGGCACCGGCCTCGCTCAGGCGCAGATCGCGGCGGGCCTCGCCTTCTACGGCGACGAGGCGCGCTCCAAGGCGGCCTTCGAGACCGCGGCGGAGACGCTCGCGAAGGGCGGTGCGGACAACCTCGCCTCGTTCTCGGATTACGGCACGCCGGTGCGCGACGCGGCGGCGGCGCTCACGCTGGTCGCCGAAGCCGGCAACGACCAGAAGGCCCTCGCCCAGATCTCCAACCTGCTGCAATCGGAGCTCGGCGAGACCGATTATGCGAGCACCCAGGAGGCCGCCTGGATGCTGCTCGCCGCGAACGCGCTGTCCGGCCACGACGCCGGCCTGAAGCTCGCCGTGGACGGCGCCCCCCAGAAGGGCGCGGTGTTCCGTCGCGTCGGCCTCGCCGACCTGACCCGGCAGCCGATCACCGTCACCAACGACGGCAAGAACCCGGTTGCCGTGACCGTGACCGCGGAGGGCGTGCCGCTCGAGCCGGAGCCGGCGGACTCGAACGACATCACCCTCACCCGCGATTATTACCACCTCGACGGAACGCCCTTCACCGGCGACCACGTCGGGCAGAACGAGCGGCTGATCGCTGTCCTCACCATCAAGGCCGACGCCGCCGATGCGGCGCCGAACCTCATCGTCGCCGACCTCCTGCCGGGCGGCTTCGAGATCGAGAACCCGGACCTCGTCACGAGCGCCGACCTCTCGGCCTTCCCCTGGCTCTCGAACGACGTCCAGCCGGCCCACACCGAGTTCCGCGACGATCGCTTCGTCGCGGCGTTCGGACCCGGCACGGATCTGAGCCAGGGCGTCACGGTCGCCTACATGGTCCGCGCCGTGTCGCCCGGCCGCTTCGCCTGGCCCGCGGCGCTCGCCGAGGACATGTATGCGCTCGGCACCTTCGCCCGCACCGCCCCCGGCACCCTCACCGTGACGGCGGCGAAGCCGTGA